Genomic segment of Centropristis striata isolate RG_2023a ecotype Rhode Island chromosome 21, C.striata_1.0, whole genome shotgun sequence:
CACGTTACAACtgttcttcaaaataaaagtcctctgCATCGTTCATGTTTTCATTAGGGGGAGACAAATGCACATGTTCCAAAATATTCAGGGGGACGGCCCCCCTGCGAACCCTCTGAAACCTATGCCTATGTGTGGTGTTattgtgtatataatgtatactcTGTGTAtggtttctttttctcttgtgtAAATGGGAAAACTCACATGCAGTCCTCCTCATGTGGAAATATTTTAAGAGTCCAAAAATGTCTTCTGCTCTTTCTTTCCCAGAATGTGAAGTTGATATGGTGTCAAGTATTAGCAAATGGTAGATTTAGAAAGACAGCAAGTGGGGAGAAACCTGAGACGGACAGCTAATCACACAGTCCACTACTCCAGCTATGAAAATCTGCATCTGTGTACGTGTGTAAGGAGTGAGGGAGTTTCTATTTCAAGTCTGCAGAATTTTGTTTAAATATACCTCATTCTAATTTTACGTAAAGTACAAAGTAATGAAATGTTAGCTATGTAAACTGACTATTATCGTAACCACACAATGAGGTCATATcaatactttttattgtttaaattatattatgtgCCTTACAAGCTGTATTTGTGTTCTTTAGAGTTTTTGGCCACCTTGATAGTTATTTTGGTTGCAAATTTGATTTTTAGAGAAAATTCAGGAGGTTATTATGCACCTGCCTCTCAGGAACGCCCAGTTTTCTGGGAATGTAATGGAATATCATTGAGGATGTCAAGGAAAACAATTCCCATTTGGAAAGCTCTTAATTGCTCAGTAACTAAGATGTAAAATGAGtgtaaaaattcaaatatactACTTCTTTTAAGCAGTGGAGCATTTCTTTCAGGAcggaaaaatacagtttttcggGGGCTTTTCTATATTATTTTCAAGTTTCTAGTTTAGTGAAATAAGTGAGAGTATTTTACTGAGAATAAAACAATGAGAGCAAGACACTGCTTAATTCAGAAACATTGCTAAAAATCACATGCTGCTCTTCACCCAACGTGATGCTCAACGATGCACTTTTCCCTACTTGGCAACCACAGTATTTATTGCCAAATTCAGTTTATGGATTTTGGAAAAGTTTGAGAACCATCACTGTTTGCTAAGCCTTAACAGGTAAGAAATGTCATCATTTTCATAAGTTAATGTCATATTGTTTTCAGAATCCAGAGACTAGAAATATCACCCAAGCCCTACCAGATTTACCTTTTACCAAACAGTTTTGTAATACAACTGTGTAACTGTCATAACATTACTTGCAGGAGCTGTTAACATAAGGAGACAAAATCATAAGCAATATTCGTTTTTACCTTTAAAACGATCAATGAGAACTAACAACAGATGACTTACAATACAATGTAATCATGAATGAAGCTCTGAGACCAAAATGCTTTATACTTATCAAGTTACAAACAAGTCATATATACATAAAGATAAACATAACGCACAAGCTGACACACACCCTCTTTCTCGTCctctgctacacacacacacatgattaaAAATGTCTACCTTTCTCTTTCATGACAGTTGGTTTCCACGCGTCTGTGGGAGCGCTCACTGCAGAGTGAGGAGAGGAACTAACTGGACTGCTGGTCCATGTGAAAGGGGGAGGTCCAAAACACAGAgggcaggagtgtgtgtgtaggtgtgtgtgtgttctcaaaGAGGACGTAGGAGTGGCATTATATACTCCATGCTTCTGAAACATGACCTCAACCATACGGAACAAGAGAATAACTGAATCCCAGACATGAAATGATGATAAAGTAAAGTATCATTTagttaaaatatattgttttaggTAAATCACACATACTTTCTGTTCCTAGAATATTCCTGTAATATTAGTGTCTCTACGATGAGACAGTTTCTCAGTATAGAGGACTCAGTGATTACATTACCTGCTGTTATTTTTTCTGGCTTTAGAAACTCATTCTCTGGCACTTTGTGAATCCTCTTTTTTCTAAACTAGCAAACTGAATATATGAGGTGTCTCCTAAAGCATGCAGGCTCAGTCTGAAGTCATTTAACTCTATAAATGAGGTGCAATACTGACAGTAAGTGTGACTAAAACTTTATATTGAGACAGCAGTCGAATGAGTCAgcgttaaagggatagtttggatttttttaagtggggttgtgtGAGATACTTattcatagtcagtgtattacctacagtaagTTTCTGAAGCCGTGATATCCATCTATGCTCACTTCAAAAtgaccagactcctttgacaaaaacattaattttacctCATGGAACAGAGCAGATGCGGTTCTACCACTGcttcaattagtttgtttgtgttattgcgTGACTTTGGTGAAACCAAACTAgccctttaaaacacaaaagtcacacaacaacacaaactaaaCGATTGAGGCAGCAATAGAACAGCAACTCacatgttctgcaaggtaaaattactgttttttcccCAATGGAGTTTGGTGGCTTTGTAAAGAGCCTACAGCAGCTTCAGTTCTCCCTGTCTAAATGTAACCTGGGCTGTCTGACGGCAAGctaagtggtgaaaatattcttattAGCTGCTTCCCCCAtcaacagcagtacattgcttagcataatgcctgcttctccaaactgggggcatgcAAACCAACATCTACTATAGGTAATACACTAACTAtgggtaagtacctcatactTCAGTAAATCCAAAATATCCCTTTAAAGGGTCATAGATTACTCCCATGTTCATATTGTAGTCCAACTGACTAAAAACCTTCAATTCTATCTGAAATTACAACTGTGGTGATGAATAGCAAATACTATTATATATGTACAACACTATGCTCTATCCAATAGCTTCACTTCTCATTACTACATGAAATTATTTAAAGTCAAAATAGATTAATAgcaaatactatatatatatatatatatatatatatgtatatatatatatatatatatacagtaatggaaaaaatattagaccacccttgttttctccttggtttcttgttcatttattgcctggtacaactaaaggtacatttgtttggacaaatataatgataacaacagaaatagctgataaccaaaatcattatcaagaaaaccatggattaaaatgagcaagaaattgaagaaaacaatggtctaataatttttttccatgactgtatatgaacaACATTATGCTCTGTTCAATAGCTTAATTTCTCATTACTAcatgaaacacttcaaaatcagATATTGGGATGAAAGCGGGTGTGTgaaatgacagtaggtggttattgttgacgttttattttttaaatgtattactattttttctttttttgtgtgttgttgttgttgttgtttgttttttgttcattgttgtctcattatgactacatgggtgtatgtgttcttatgtgtttgtaagttaataacaagttatgtgtgttaataatggtaataatgagtttataaactacattactattgttatacatacatatatatataattattgttgttatagaactgaatatagtaaattaacatagggagaaggggtgggatttaataagctttggtttcttctcactccttttgaacacaaataagtgttgagtcttgttgttgtttcattttgtgttgttgtcttatatttattgttgttcgtttgtttttaaacattcatcttttattttgtgttcaaataaattctcaatcaatcaaaaaaaaaaatcaaaaaactattttaaatcaaattaaccctaaccctaacagaaAATTTTGAATCCAATCATTACAACAACGTATCACAACATAACATGTTGTATTACATTACCTGATATCTCTGCAGGTATGGCGGCCAGCTTCTCACACAGGATGTAGTCGTTGGGGTTGATGAAAGGCAGCTGCTCCATAATAGACTGTTTAGGAATAAGATAGAGAACCTCTGCAAGTTCTCCATCTTCAATAATCGACATGCGCCGGACGGAGTTCTTCCTCTTGACCCGGTCCAAAACGACCATTTCATTGCTGTGGCTGGAGCCGCAGATCCTGCCCAGGCTGTTGAGGTTGAGGAGGCTTGACATGCTTGTGGCGTCGAGGCTTTCGGCCACACACTTCAGGCTGCAGATGGACTCCAAGTGAGAAACCATAGAGCAGATCTCAAGATGTTAAAGCCCTCTGTTGAATGTCAGGTATTAAGGTGCTCTCTAAGACTTGactcagcgtgtgtgtgtgtgtgtgtgtgtgtgtgtgtgtgtgtgtgtgttgtcaaaGACTAACTCCAACCACACGGCCCTTAAGAAGATTAAGTAAGGGATATTTTTAGGGTTTATCTTCAAGGTAAACAGAAGATCTGAGCTCAAGGAAGTCTATATTGGTCAACCTTCTTCCCTCCGTTCCAGTGACTTTGACCTTTTCATCACAGGGAATGCATCTTTTTAATAATCTGGAGGTTAGGGCCCTCTGTTAAAAAGATTACCAGTATGTATTGTATCATCCAGTTATGTAAAATGGTATTATTTCAATCTTCTGTAAATGTCCACCATGTCTGTAcaaatttctcattttttggaTGGATTATGACTGAATACAAGAACCAGTTGGACACAAAATAATTCACGTTCAGGAACATTTCATAACTCTCTCCTTGCAAATAATGTGCATTTGattggtttttgtttttctcagtgATCTATTGTTTGGCACGGACTCGCTGTGTTCTGAATGCTTAGCTTCGGACCGGAGAATTCTCCACATTTAACCTGGCGCAGAGTCAGGGACAGGATCTTGTTGTTTTGAGGACTGCAGCGTTAATCAAGGACAGACAAGTGTGTCTGGATCAGTTTAGGCACTCTAATCTGCATTTAATCAAATTCCAATGCTAAAGACTACTCAGATGTGGacaatatgttatgttttatataatGATTTAAAGGAAAAGCTCTTACAGGTAAACTTTTTccttaaaaatacagaaatacggGAAGCCTGTCCTTTGTTACActaatgaaaaaacacattttcacccGGAGTAAGTGAATTTAAAATTAAAGCTAGTTACAGGATGAGTATGTTCTTCTGCATTTTATTGGACAGTATTGGCCTACTACAGATTTTACTGTGTCTATTGGTAATGCCGTACATGTTGTCCAATATGCACTAAAATGAAAACTCTTTAAACAGAATCTATAGGGCTGAAAACAACGCTTGAGGGGATTTAGAAATTctgtaaaatatacattttatttttctgtattgttttaaaaaaaaaaatagacagcaAATGACTGATATTAAACATAGAGTACTGATGtttaatatcaatatttatatatttaatatgttagAATTGGTGGGCAATGTGTTACATTGTATctacaataatgataaatattctttaatataGTTATTTGTTTACGAAAGCAGCATTCTGAGTGATTATATCGGTGTGCAATCCACAAAGTAAagctttattttcattccagctcaaaaattcactGAATCAGCCATTGTCTGTGAACAGTATTGACCATAAAAATCCCATACTGGTTCAGCTTTAGCTGATGTATTATATTTCCAGAAATGCAGAAAAGTGCTTGTTAAAGTAATAgtagaggtaaaaaatattataagagTAACATAAATTACAACACAAATGATACTGCAATAAATGTGTACATGTTTAAAAGAATGAGAAGAAAATTTGTGCACACTGAAAACATGTTACACTTACTTGTGGTGCTACCATATTTGTCTGCAGCTATTTAAAAGTAGCCTACATTCTTGTTGTTGACAATTTGATGGATGTGATATGCAGCACTGTTATCATGACAAGCCCCACCAAAACACCCACACTGACTTACAAAACATTTCTGATAAGAAAGAAACTAGTTAATAAGAATTCAAGGAACTAAAATAGAAGGTTGAATATGGGACTTTCAATTGCATGATTGTAAaaacaatgggcctcatgctagcacaaaaaaatttttttaggcACAAACACAGGGtagaatatgaaaatgtttttgcataaGGCCCAGTCTTCACAATCCCATGCTGATGACATAGCAAACAAATGTGtaaagagctccatctagtggctgTTACAGGCTAAAACTGCTGTGCTGAGTATTTAGAAGGAAATATTGCTGGTTATGCAGGTAAACCTGATACTACATGTTAAGATTGTAAGGAAATATCTGGTTCTTTAGCAGCTCCACTATGTTCAGCAGCTCGTCTGATAGCTAAACAATGCCCTGAAACTCTTTATGAAGCTCCATAAAACCCAGGGGAGCTGCACAAACAAGAAGgtattaagctttttttttttagagacaaGTAGCACCGTCAAAAAGGTGACAGatgagcagcattttattttctacttCCCTTCTTACATTACATagtaaaatttgaccatttacATACAGATAAGAGGTACAAATATTTAAcggtttctcttttttaaaaaatcataaaaacattttagtgaCAACATGACATATTTAGTGGCCTGACCTAAGTGTAAGTTATGGCTGTACAGTTGATACTGAATGATCactgataaaattaaaatacaattttaaaattaaaattaaaatcaagagggTCAAGATTCTCTTCAAGAATTTTGatagttttttgggggggcaaaaattagttttcttttcaaattaccCGTATTACTGAAAAACCCACAGTGCCTGgtttacatttatacatttcacATGTATTGATACTATTTGGGTGTAAATACTGTTACGTTTAAATTATCTGCTGTAGCAACCACAGACAGTGCGGAGAAACAACTGGTTTCAGTGAGGTGTGCAATAAACCAAGTTCAATTTGAAAACGGGCACATAtgaaaacataatatatataaaaagagaaagagagagatagaagTTTTCAAACTTGaacaaaaactgttaaaaacaacaactcaggAGTTGATAGAGGGAGATCTGACCGcctcgtcctcctcgtcctcgtTTTGCTCTTCCTCTGCCTGGTTGAGCGGCTCTCTGTCGGAGTCGACCGCTGCCTGCACCGACTTCTTCGTCGTCTTGTTCAGGGTCCCgccctgcagaaaaaaaaatacttactgAACACACTGTACTCTGTGCTGAAGTCATCTGACAATAGACACATGCATGtatggattactgaacaggcctGCAgggcacaggcccaggggcccaaagCGTCAGGGTCCCTGGCCTTTACCTGCAAAATGTtacttaaagaaacacaaaccaaccagaaacaaactaaacaaacaaaaatgaccacaaagaaacataaaagtactataaagagacagaaaaagattaaaaggagaccaaaacaaatacaaagagatAAAAGCCTCAAGAGGACGATGAAAAAAGGAactaaacaaccacaaagaagacacattttTCAACACCAGCACTTTGGACTCAGATGAAGCCGTCGAGCATTAGTtttcaaacaaagaaaaaggtaTTCTGATATACTTTGGATCAAATCTCTATAGTCTTTCATATTACTACATCCTGTTactaactacaaagagacataatacagctacaaagagactcaaaaaggCAATAAGAAAGGGCAAACCGCAACCacagattaaaaataactaaaataattattaaaataatcacaaagtgacacaaagaactacaaataaaatgaaaaaaactgacaaaatgagcacaaagacacacacaatgaccacaaagacacaaaatcaccacaagTAGACACATATTAAATAAAACGGGCTATGAGCAGTATGTGGGATGTCTGACCTGTCTGTGATCGACAATGTTGAGCAGCACTGAGGTGACGATGCAGCTGATGGTGTTGGCCAACATGAAGATCATCATTCGCTGCCAACGCCACAACGGAATCTTAGTCTCACTGTCCAGAggaacacagagaacagagcaggTAAGTAAAGACCCGACATGCAGCATGGACCATCACGTGCACTGCAATGACATCCTGATCTGAAGTATTTCCTACCTGGACTTGGAGCCCAAAATCTGCCCGACGACCAGATTGGACACCCCGATCCCCACCATCTGTATGGAGGTGGCCAGACCCATGGCTGTCCCCAGAGTCGCCTGAGGCACCACGAGGGGAATCGATGGCCACATGCTCGACTGAAATACACAATACAGTTAAAATTAAGAGATAACATGCACTATTTTGACAAAGATTATACTGATAACATAGCTGCCTcagcattaaaaatgtaaatgttaacccataagaacccagacgcagttatccttaaaggaaaattatgggggatataccacagaccaggttgaccacatagaacacattttgatgttttttcaaaattgaaaaaaatatttcttattttaaaataaaactagacacattttctgcttacagagacacaaatttgcctttttctttgcatctccacaacatatatcaaaattgtgacattattagtgctgtttaaccacaaattattttgtagatttgtttttaagtaacaaaataataacaaatcaataataaataaatataaataacactgcctcattggatggcttctcaacaagctactgtagctgtagaacactgaaaaacacacttatgtacttgagaaaacatacatgaacattactagaacatttaaaatgtttgtgacacccgtgtcaccgtgggttcttatgggttaaaacaacTTTGAATTAAACTCACAGCAGCAAAGGAGTAAGTGACTCCCAGCCATATGGTGGAGACGAGAGGGGGGACAAAGGTGAAGGCCAGGAGTCCAAACACAGGCAGAGTGAGGACGGCACAGGCCACTGCAAAAATGCCCCGCAGACCCACATGATCCTGGaacaaatatgacatgttaaagcaacttttttttattattattttatatttcttcataTGACAGTTTTAGGTTACAGTAACTTACTATGAGAATGCCGACCACAGCTGAGAGGACCAGTGAGCTGTCATAAACTGCCCCGGCGATGTAGGCTGCCTCCTTCTGACTGTAGCCCTCGTACTTATCCTGAATGAATTTACTGgacacaacacaaacagcagttaaaaccataaaattaacttttttaaaagatgtaacatgtattttttatatatgttttataataCAAATTGTTCACccccaacaaaaataaataaaattaaaaaaaacatttttttaaaagattttaaaataaataaattaaaaacatttttttaaaaagaagtgtATTACACTTAGGATGACTAGCTTCATATCAACACAAAGGTTTTaggatttgtttttaatttttggccTGAAGGTATGGAAGATTAATTCTGCCAAAAggtgaaatctgaaaatgaaGATGAAAAAAAGGTCCTTTAAGTAATGAGAAACTACCTTTAAATAATGAcgaagtatctcaaaataaagagaaactttctcaataaaactatgtaatttttttaattttgagaaagtttctcattattttgcaaTACTGAGTGATTATTTTGAGGTAAAGTGTCATTATTTTCAGAAGGTTTCTGATTATAATGACTTACAGGATCTTTTTATCATTGTATTAGCATAAATAGGCTTCCATACAAAGGATTTTTTAGCCAACAACAGTATTCTCATCCTATAAAAAAACCCACTGTATACTGGCCTTTAAAATCCCATTTTTAAACTATAGAAAAATGCATGTGTTGCATGTCGATAGCTCTACCTGGCGTCTGCGATGAACGGGAAGATGCCGTTGTAGAAGAACATGATGGTGAGAACCAGCAGCCAGTATCTTAGTGACAAGAGCTTCACGTCCTGAATCCTCTGCAGGGAAACAAATATTGTAGGTTTGAAAGAAAATTTCATTTGCACTATAATAATCAGGGTCTCTGCAtgtttcaacaagtcaaatttaagacttttttaagaccacaatgaatacaatttaagacccatttcacatccatactggcgaaaaagtacaaaaacatgaaggaaaatcggAGGCCTGGAATTACTTGCAAAGTATATGAATTTATTCACAGTTCAAATTCTGACCTGCTGCACAGGAACTTAGTTCCGTTTTGTAGTTTGTATGTTATAGCGTCCTCAAAAATCGAAACAAGCGAGTGAAGtctatgcatttgttttaaataaaagtaatgttaatacattttaaagacctttcaaaatcgtatttaagacacattttgaaattttaagagaATGTTAGAaattttaaggccttaaattgaaattattggattttagacattttaagactttttaatacCCTGCAGATACCGTGGTAATGTTGACTATTAAAAGATCCTACCACTTTGCGTGACTGTTCCTGGATGGCGCCATCAAGACCAAGCTGTTTCATTCCAATCTTGTCCAGGGCGCTGACTATAACAGCAGATGCAAAGCCCAGAACACACAGTAGAGCACctagaaaacaaagcatcatgtgaaaaaaaaaatccactttttataacattttcttATCATTCAGTCATGCCAGCAGCCTTTATCTTTatatgctttttatttattacctacCGCCCCAGAGTGTCCACTGTATGCCATATTTTTCTTCGAACTTCTGGGTGAGGAAAAAGTTCAGGACTGAGCCCAGGCGAGAGAAAGCCAGGGTCAGACCGAAAGCCAAGGCCAGCTCCTTCCCTTTGAACCAGAAGGCTGTGATGCGGTTCTGAACAACTGACAGGGAAGTAATGAGAAGATCGGTTTAGAAACAACCCTCTGGGTTTATACTGCAAAGAGTATGTACGTGACTTCTGAAAGGTGGCCTCACTGGTTAAAGATCCGTTGCCTGATCCAAACAGTAGTCGGCCTGTGAGCATGAGTGGCAGCAGATAGGGAGTTCCTTTAAAGTGGGAGCCGAGCGCAAACAGCGACGAGCCCAGAACGCACAGGAAGGAGAACAGGAATACTCCAACTGCAGAGAGAGGAAAGGGGAATCTAATCACTGTGAGTTACTATAAGTCAGCTGTTGTGTTTGCAGATAAGATAAACTTACAGCGGTTTCCTAATTTATCGATCAGGAAGCCAGCCATGATCACCACTACTGCATTCCTGTAGATAGGAGAGGAAACACAAGCTGAGAAGCCAGTTATCACTAAATTGCAGCAGagtcaatgtgtgtgtttgtgcttacGTCCAAGCGTAGATGGCATAAAGGAGATTGTACTGCTGAGGGTTCATCCCCAGTCCCTCCACACAGTCCACCGTCCCATTGATCACTGTTGTATTGGGACATGTCAGGTTCTGTCACATGAGAGGAAGCCACGAGTCATTTAAAGATGACATAatggttcatacttgtattttggggttTCTACTAGGACTACCTGACATGCTTTATTgcttaaaaaacacatcatttttCTCATAcagtctgtctgaatataccagTACTCACTCTCTGGGCCCTATTTAAACTAGAGTCCTACAGATATAACGGTTGACAGATATCAT
This window contains:
- the mfsd1l gene encoding major facilitator superfamily domain-containing protein 1, translating into MTQPAEKAYYRFVVLFFNCLLTFGSYFCFDIPSVLQDQFQGNLTCPNTTVINGTVDCVEGLGMNPQQYNLLYAIYAWTNAVVVIMAGFLIDKLGNRFGVFLFSFLCVLGSSLFALGSHFKGTPYLLPLMLTGRLLFGSGNGSLTIVQNRITAFWFKGKELALAFGLTLAFSRLGSVLNFFLTQKFEEKYGIQWTLWGGALLCVLGFASAVIVSALDKIGMKQLGLDGAIQEQSRKVRIQDVKLLSLRYWLLVLTIMFFYNGIFPFIADASKFIQDKYEGYSQKEAAYIAGAVYDSSLVLSAVVGILIDHVGLRGIFAVACAVLTLPVFGLLAFTFVPPLVSTIWLGVTYSFAASSMWPSIPLVVPQATLGTAMGLATSIQMVGIGVSNLVVGQILGSKSSETKIPLWRWQRMMIFMLANTISCIVTSVLLNIVDHRQGGTLNKTTKKSVQAAVDSDREPLNQAEEEQNEDEEDEAVRSPSINS